The Vigna radiata var. radiata cultivar VC1973A unplaced genomic scaffold, Vradiata_ver6 scaffold_91, whole genome shotgun sequence genome includes the window ACAACATGCTAAGATAATCTCTGTCATCGTCTCCAATTCATAGTGTGGTTCAGTGCCACTTGCAATGATAGGGAATCTTTTTTTCAACACACCAAAAGTTCTTTCAATAACATTTCTCAACGATGAATGTCGATGATTAAACAACTCGCGTGCATTTTGTGGTCCTCTGCGTGTATATTCCTTAAGGTGATATCTGGCACCTCTATATGGAGTCAAAACTGTGCTTTTCAACATAAATCCAGCATCGCCGAGGTAGTATTTTCCTACATTTTTGCACATGTACATCTAATTAGTCAGTAGTCACATATAGAGCTATTTAGTCATCAACATCGCAATGTGGACACTGACCTTGGGGGATAACTAACGGATCATCTCGATCAAgagcattttttaaaattcttgaatCCGATGCAGTGCCTTCCCACCCAGCAAGAACATATGTGaatttcatgtcaaaatcaCACGCGGCGAACACATTTTGAGTTGgccaatcttttcttcctcgaaATCTCGGAGCATCAGATCTTGGAACCTTTACACGAACATGAGTACCGTCTATGGCCCCTAAACAAtcctaaacataaaaatatgaaGACATGATAAAAGTCTACATTTGTTATCATACCTTAATCACACAAAGTATACAACTGTTTTTAAATCGGTACCTTAAAGTACGGGTAAAATCGATTGTTGTTCAAGATATATGGTTGAACCTCATTTCCTGAGGGTTgaatgagaaattcaaattccaAACTTATAACTGCATCCAACACATTGTGAAAGTGTCTGCTAACTGTCGAACCCGATCGATGGAAGAAAAAACTGACACTTCGATTCTTAACATTATGGccaattatatgaagaaattgagcCACTTGTTGCGCCACTGTCGACCGAATGTTGTCCTTAACTAACCCAGTTGATCTTAGTCTTTCACAAAGATTAATAAATGCCTCTAGACCCATCCTAATAATGTCGCGGCACCGATTAGTGTGCACAAGATATAACATTAATTTCTCCCTACGACGATCTCTTTCTGGTAGGGAAATACTTACACTACTAGAATCACTCGAGTACATTTCCAATATACTCAATGCGTGTGCAACAATGCATAACATTGTTACCGCAGCCAAAGCAATGGTTATTTCTAAGTGTCTTCgtataattgagataatattgaagTCTACGCCAAGCACATCATCACCTATATCTTCACGCTCCATATCTGAtaaatctaattcttcttccatttatatttacttaaccAAATATACATaccataattaaaatcatagatTCATATATTCAATAAACACACCTCATTCATACATAATAACATCATAtcttcatatattaaataattattatacattaatacattaaataaagattatacattaaataaacataatacatGATTACATTACATAATcataatacaatatatattcatataatcagttacaaaaaacaataaacataaCACGCTAcgttaatttttgtaatatataattagttataaaaaaacgaaaagcataaaacatatttatatattcatatacaaaattaaatcaaagatGGTTTCAGATATACCTCTTAAAGACTTATGAAAATGTTCTTGAAGATTGACCCAAACTATTTGAGTGAACCTCCGAATCAATGCGGCCAAAAATCTCCAAATTATAATGTAATGGCACTGAGGTCGTCAATCAACACTTTCTCCTTTTCTGAAGAAGATatattcaaatctgaaccaaaCGTCTGaacatatatcaaattattatgaaataaaatgattCAACAATGCACACAAACCATAAATAATGTTTCCAACTTACATAAAAATGGATCAACTTTACAGATTAACTCAACGATGCAGCTCTATCAACGAACTTCACAACCAACCACCCACCATagcctttttttcaaaaaatgcaAATGGAATGAAAACATGTTAACAACACTTTCTTACACTACCATCCACAAAACAACTTCTTTcattatggaaaaaaaataacacataataCCAGTTCAACAGAATGATGTTGATCAATGTCCACCACCTTGCTTAGGCTACACAACACACAAATGATCCACCACCTTCCGAATTCTCCTCCACCTACATGCACCTTGATGTACCCCGCTGCCAATACCTCCAAGCACTGAACACCTGCATCACAACAATACGGTTAGGGGTGCTCATCTTTTTATACCTACATGGACTCCAATGCATGGAGGACGATGATTCACTCGAGCTTGGTCTCCTTCTCCAACGTCTCCTTCTGCAGCTTCGTCGAATGCTTAAACAACCATGGCACCTCTCTGCAATGCCTGGAAAGGCTCAATACTACTAGCTGCAACCGGATAGAAGTGATGTTTCAATGGTTCAAACTTGTGCAACCTAATACTCGACGTATGGAACCGGATCGACCTCGTCTTCAATGCTTCCAACCTGTCCACCTTTGTCTCTGTCTGTGATGACTGCTGCCTGTAAGAACACACCACCCATCATCTGCGCCGTTTTCGTCAACACCAAAGCCACCATGGCTTCCATGGACGAAGGTTGACGTGGTCGACCTAAGCAATGGACGGACGAAGGAACGCAGCAACGCATGTACAAACGACTCACACAGTGCCAACCGGAAACGACGCCGGCAGAACCTCAAAAAGTCGCGCAGCTTGCCTTGATCCGGATACGACAACTCGCTGCAGAAGGCCGACCCGGATACGTCTGCCATGGAAAATGTTGAAGAAGGTGGATCCAGATACGGCAACCTTGTATTCGGATACGCCTCCTTTGCAACTCCTTAACCATGCTGGAACCGGATACCCTGGTCTTGGAACCGGATACACACACAACTTCTTCACCTCTTCAATCCCTCCTTCCACGATCTGCATCGTCtctgtcatcatcatcaacaccgttcttcatcatcaacaccGTTCATCCTCCTCCCATGCATGCCAGTGCTCTTCCTTTGCTATCACAGTCTTATACCTGCAACAACACATCAAAAATGGAGAGAAACAATACCTCTGGTCCACACGTCGTCCATCGCAAGCCAATACTTCACCACATAGACTCGCGCAAAGCTTGTGAAAACTGAATCTCTTCAAAGTTGGCTACCTTTGTATGTAAACACGCATGATTTAATACACACACCAAACTTATCTACCAAGCATCGTCTTATTAATGGGCTTTCTGGTCAAACGCTTTCTTTTGAGATTCAAACTATGCCACGATTCTCTCCTTTGCAGTCCATGGCAGTGCAGTTCATGGCAGTGAATGGTTTTGTCAAAGCAGGGAATCTCGCCACTATAAAGGGCTGCAAAAGCATggtggaaaagaaagaaatgcatGCCGAGCACAGTGGATACTGGGTCATCACATGGCTGCAGTACAACTCGTGAAAGCACAGTGCATGGCTTCTTCGCTTCTTTCTCGTCCATATGCACAGTGTGTaggttatttaatttttatgtttcatttatttGTGTGTTGGAATTCAACTGAAAGTACATGGGCACAAGGGTCTTTGTTGTAAAAATCAGCTCAAATCCTCTCACATTAGCGAGATGCCTTTAACAGTACCATCTCACAAATCAGCTGATAACAATCCGTGCAAATCCTCTGAAGAAAACACCTCCTATCTCGTAATTTCATCCTTTGAATAGTGAATTCCATTCAAACGAACACACgcttagtttttttataaattttattgactGAAATTGTggctattattattttttcaggTTCATAAACAAGGAACTGTTTCTAAaagcaaaataattttaaaaaagtaatgcAATAATACAACCTcgaaattagaaaaaagaaaatggtactttatcaataaaaaatattatattacgaTATAACactaaatatgaataaaatttaaaactaaaataaaaaacataaatagttGTATAATagttatatgaataaaataaataatccaataaaaaattgtatcagTGAAAACGCACAACCGAACATACCTCGAGGATGAGACAATTCTGGATAGGAAAAAACATAATGATTGATGATACACAAtcactttatttctttaatctatttaatgctaataaaataatattttatattataatataaaacaatttaagatAACTTCAGATATTTCTATACGCTGGAAATCAAAACCAGAAAATAATGTAGTTGGAAATGAGATGGAAATATGTATATATGATCTcactgataaaaatataattaaaaccgcaagtataaatttcaatatgataaaattattaaagccaaaagcataaatatttatatggtaaaataatttctattaaatgTACGAGACTAAGTATTTTCTCATGAATCTAATAATTTTAGCCAAGGGTGAAccagtaataaaaaattgtttgagaAACAGGCAAACATAAAATGAACAAGATGCTTTGTAAATATCAATCTTATTCAGAGTAATTTCTTGATATGCAAAATAAACTTtacaaaagatataaaaaatggcgagttatatatgtttgtatgtatattcatatatatgtatgatAAACTAACAACTTTAAGTGTGATAGTCATGGTTAAATTACTTACATTTTGGTGATTATGAAATAAGGATGAAAACATAACTTTAATGTGTGTTTGAATTGTAGTTAAAAAATCAAGTTGAGTTAAACtcaattgaaaacaaaaatgtatgtATAAACATGTTGTGATAAGGCttgaaaaatagtttaaaattttttaacttaaatccAAACACACTTTAGTTATATTATCAAAATGGTTTGTGATAAGTATATATATCAGGAGTTATCAGTTGTGACGTCAGTGGCAGCCGAACCGATTCCCACCTGCAACCATGGTGAAGAAGTGCCTCCAACGTTCATATCTTTTAGCTCACTTAGTTTGGCCAACTTGATCTTATTATCATTCTCATTATCCACATTTTGCATTGGGTTATTTGTGTTTTTGTCTTCGTCGTTGTTGTTGTCAATGTCAACATTGTTGTTATTGATATGGAGACTTTGACATTGGGTATTGTTATCATCTTTAACATCCTTTGATGTAACCCAAGGCTGCAAGTAAATTTCTGTAGAAACATTCCTTCTTGCAAGGTCATTGGAAGGTGCAGGAAGGTTAAGGTCTAACTTTAGATCAAGAGGCTCAGAAGAGGTGTCAAACTTGGGTATTTGATCCAAGTGGTCGTGAAATTGTTGAAATCTCGTTAACGTCGAGGTGTCGGGTGCATTTGATGTGATCCAATGACACCTTTTGTGTCCTCCAAGAGCTTGTCCCGAAGAGAAACTCCTATGGCAAATTGAACATTCATGAACTTTCGATTTTCTcttggaggaagaagatgagggCAACGTGGGGTTGGAGCCATGCTCGAATTGGAGGGTGGAGTTTGATTTTGTGGGGAAGAGTTCTTCGTGTGTGATTACATCATCGTCGGTGATGAGATTGTCGTCAAGGTTGTCTAGTCTTGCAGCAAAACAACCCTTAACCTTTTTGTGGCTTGCCCTATGGCCACCCAACGCTTGATGTGAATTGAAAACCTTCTTGCATGCTTTGCATTCGAACAAACCCTTGGCAATCCCTTTGGCCTTGTTGTCAACAAGGTTGTTCATGTTGtgaatattgttgttgttgttattattaactttGTACGACAATGGTGCAATGAAATTCATAGGATTTCGCCGTTGTTCTTCCTCCTTGCTAGCGGATGCACAGGATTCTTCAGGCTCGGGCGCAAGAGGATCTACAGTGCCATTGGACaacattattaaacaatttgcTAGGTCTTCTTCCTCGCTGGATGGGCAATTGTAATTGAAGCTACCAACCTTAGTTCTCAAAGACCTTTTTCTTTTGGACCATCCACATCCTCTTCGGTCGCCACCAGCGATGCCACCGTCATCGGCGTCGGAACCCGGAGAGGAGACAAAGGAGTCAGCATCCTCGGAGGTGCATTTTCCATGTTCAAGGAAAGATTTCCACGACAAAAACTCCTTGCCACAATTTTCACATACCCTACAACTCTTTAGCCTATTAGGGTTTGTTCTCAAAGCATACATGCGTTTGTTGCTTGGTGGCACATTCCCACCTAACCTATCTTCCCAATCACTAGCttgatcatcatcatccattTGACCACCTTCATCTCCTATGCCATGAGCCCTCATGTGTCCTCCCAAAGCTCTTCCACAGCCAAAACCTTTCTTGCAAATCTTACAAAAGTGCTTGAAGTTTGATTGTTGATCCAATATCAGAGCCATAAAATTCCAAGAGTGGTTGGGTTGAAAGTTGAGaatgtcaaaaaaaaaagaaaaaaaaaagaaaaaaaaaggagggagaggagagaaagaaagagagacagATAGATTAGAGGAGGAAGTgagttaatatttaaaagaaggGTGGAGTTTATTCTTGTAGTGAAAATTAAGGGCTAGTAGCCCTTGTTTTTAGTTAGAGTATTTGTGGATGAGAGAGAGAAATGCATGAGTTCTTTTACAGCAAGAGAGTGTGGTGACAAGTGGAAGAAGGTAAGAGGGTGAGACTTTTTCTACGACTTTGTGGTAGTGGCGCCGCCTGTCAAAGGTACGAAGGGAGGTCCGTGTAGTGtgagagatagagagaaaaaaCAGTGTGTGTGTGCTTCTttcccattttttattttctttttattttattaactcaATTTAAATAACTGAGTCCAACAAACACAGTGATTTAAACcattcttttacctttatttccTAACCTAGGAAACTAACCTATGTTTCTCCTTTCTTCTCGCTTgctttatcttttactttttttttctaacctaggaaccatttttcatttttttttatagtaatcaTAATTTGTGATAAAGCTCGTTTTGGTCATCCCTTTTGACTGGattgtttaaaattaagtattgctttctttattttatgcatgatgttgtatatatataaaccctTCTCCTGTTCTCTTTTCCATATAAtgaatttctttctttcatctcaGTTTACATGTACGTACCCAGAGCAGATCTGTGTAACCATGGCTTCCGAAACTTCAAAATCCTCCACAAATTTTTCTCTCCCATCATTTGTATCTgccaaaatgttatttttgcaTTACTTTTTCCTACTTTTTATGTCATCTCTTTCGTTAAGATGTCATGTATTGTTTGTAAAACAATTAGGAAAagcattgaaatttttttgttcGGATGGGGATGAGTGAGAGAGAaggaaaataacataaattagatggaaaaacatatataaaagagGATTAAGAAGGACGATTAGGGATTAAAGATACAATGAGCTTCAATGTTACTACTAAAAGATGAGGATTGTGGGAAGACATTATATAGATTCTAAATAAGAATCATGAAGAAACTTGAAGGAATCGAGTAGAATTAGCATGAATCTTGATGATGCAGGGACATGTCTGTTAGAAGGAAGAAACAATAGGGAATTAGGATCTTGGATTAATAATTTATGGGTCAATGACAAATTTAACATAATGCAAAAACAAAGGTCATTGGAGATATGGATATAGAGTCATATGGAATTGTCTAAGAATGCAAAACCAGTAATTAATATCATACTTTGAGTGGGGTTTATGCCTGCATTACGAGTACTCAACAAGTATATGCTAGCTTTACATATTTGACAAGCATTTGATATCTTGTAATACATATATGATTTTCCTTGTATGTATGGGAATCTAGCTGATAGAGAATTGTAAAGACTATTCTTATTAGATGAgttattttaatacaaaattaattttactgaTAAAAACATCCTTATGAGAATTatggtttttcacatttttttaagttccaacattaattttttattaaattatgattttaaaaagttatgaaattaaaaagttaaaaaattataaaattaggaaattagaaaattataagattataaaattagaaaattataaaagtataaaattataaaattataaaattataaattataaaattataaaagtataaaattataaaagtacaaaagtataaaattaNNNNNNNNNNNNNNNNNNNNNNNNNNNNNNNNNNNNNNNNNNNNNNNNNNNNNNNNNNNNNNNNNNNNNNNNNNNNNNNNNNNNNNNNNNNNNNNNNNNNNNNNNNNNNNNNNNNNNNNNNNNNNNNNNNNNNNNNNNNNNNNNNNNNNNNNNNNNNNNNNNNNNNNNNNNNNNNNNNNNNNNNNNNNNNNNNNNNNNNNNNNNNNNNNNNNNNNNNNNNNNNNNNNNNNNNNNNNNNNNNNNNNNNNNNNNNNNNNNNNNNNNNNNNNNNNNNNNNNNNNNNNNNNNNNNNNNNNNNNNNNNNNNNNNNNNNNNNNNNNNNNNNNNNNNNNNNNNNNNNNNNNNNNNNNNNNNNNNNNNNNNNNNNNNNNNNNNNNNNNNNNNNNNNNNNNNNNNNNNNNNNNNNNNNNNNNNNNNNNNNNNNNNNNNNNNNNNNNNNNNNNNNNNNNNNNNNNNNNNNNNNNNNNNNNNNNNNNNNNNNNNNNNNNNNNNNNNNNNNNNNNNNNNNNNNNNNNNNNNNNNNNNNNNNNNNNNNNNNNNNNNNNNNNNNNNNNNNNNNNNNNNNNNNNNNNNNNNNNNNNNNNNNNNNNNNNNNNNNNNNNNNNNNNNNNNNNNNNNNNNNNNNNNNNNNNNNNNNNNNNNNNNNNNNNNNNNNNNNNNNNNNNNNNNNNNNNNNNNNNNNNNNNNNNNNNNNNNNNNNNNNNNNNNNNNNNNNNNNNNNNNNNNNNNNNNNNNNNNNNNNNNNNNNNNNNNNNNNNNNNNNNNNNNNNNNNNNNNNNNNNNNNNNNNNNNNNNNNNNNNNNNNNNNNNNNNNNNNNNNNNNNNNNNNNNNNNNNNNNNN containing:
- the LOC106753054 gene encoding putative nuclease HARBI1; the encoded protein is MEEELDLSDMEREDIGDDVLGVDFNIISIIRRHLEITIALAAVTMLCIVAHALSILEMYSSDSSSVSISLPERDRRREKLMLYLVHTNRCRDIIRMGLEAFINLCERLRSTGLVKDNIRSTVAQQVAQFLHIIGHNVKNRSVSFFFHRSGSTVSRHFHNVLDAVISLEFEFLIQPSGNEVQPYILNNNRFYPYFKDCLGAIDGTHVRVKVPRSDAPRFRGRKDWPTQNVFAACDFDMKFTYVLAGWEGTASDSRILKNALDRDDPLVIPQGKYYLGDAGFMLKSTVLTPYRGARYHLKEYTRRGPQNARELFNHRHSSLRNVIERTFGVLKKRFPIIASGTEPHYELETMTEIILACCILHNFLRSVDHDDSLLHEVDNELTEREEHNVSSSQVREEDHRMGSSIRDAIADHMWRDYQNS
- the LOC106753055 gene encoding zinc finger protein ZAT1-like, whose product is MALILDQQSNFKHFCKICKKGFGCGRALGGHMRAHGIGDEGGQMDDDDQASDWEDRLGGNVPPSNKRMYALRTNPNRLKSCRVCENCGKEFLSWKSFLEHGKCTSEDADSFVSSPGSDADDGGIAGGDRRGCGWSKRKRSLRTKVGSFNYNCPSSEEEDLANCLIMLSNGTVDPLAPEPEESCASASKEEEQRRNPMNFIAPLSYKVNNNNNNNIHNMNNLVDNKAKGIAKGLFECKACKKVFNSHQALGGHRASHKKVKGCFAARLDNLDDNLITDDDVITHEELFPTKSNSTLQFEHGSNPTLPSSSSSKRKSKVHECSICHRSFSSGQALGGHKRCHWITSNAPDTSTLTRFQQFHDHLDQIPKFDTSSEPLDLKLDLNLPAPSNDLARRNVSTEIYLQPWVTSKDVKDDNNTQCQSLHINNNNVDIDNNNDEDKNTNNPMQNVDNENDNKIKLAKLSELKDMNVGGTSSPWLQVGIGSAATDVTTDNS